From Bradyrhizobium sp. 4:
GGTTCACGTGATCTCGTTGGACGGCCAGCCGACGGCTGCCGAGCAGCGCAAATTGCATAGCCTGATCGAAAGCCACTTCGGGCTCGATCGCGGCACTGCCGATCGTCTGATCGCGGATGCGACGGAGGTCGAGGGCGAGGCGGTCGACCTCTATCACTTCACCAGCATCATGATGCGCTCGCTCGACGAAGAGGGCCGCAAGCGGGTCGTCCAGATGATGTGGGAGCTGGTCTACGCCGACGGCCAGGTCACCGAGTTCGAGGATAATGTGGTCTGGCGCGCCTCCGACCTGCTCGGGATCGCCCAGCGCGACCGGATCGACCTGAAGCACGCGGTCGCAGATCGTGCCGGTGGTCAGGTCAAGGACAGCGCGCTCGGTGGGTGATCTCGCCAGCACAACCAATTGACGGTTGTGGCGACACATGACGAAACTTTAATGTAGCCCCCGGCCGTCTCGACTCCGGATTCGTCCGTAGATCCCGGGGTTTGCGCCCCCTGTCACCGGCTCAAGTGGCCATGCTGCCAGCGCCGCTTGCCTGTCGCGCTCGGCCTATGCTCTCGTTCCAGCATTGCGGGGCCAAAAAACTTCAATTGAAGAGATCTCGATCGTGACTGAGCGGGTAACCTTGATCACCGGTGCCTCGGCGGGCATCGGCACGGAGCTGGCGCGTGTGTTCGCCGCGAACGGACATCGTCTTGCGCTGACCGCGCGACGCGCGGACCGGCTCGAGGCGCTCGCGAACGAGCTCGCCGCCAAGGGCGGCAAGAAGCCGATCGTGATCGCCTGCGATCTCGAGGATGCGGATGCCGGCGAGAAGATCGCGGCCGCACTCGTCGCCGAAGGCGTCGAGCTCGACAATCTCGTCAACAATGCCGGCTTCGGCGTATTCGGTGACGCAATCGAGCGAGACCGCGTCGAGCAGCTCGGCATCGTCGATGTCAATGTCCGGGCCCTAACGGACCTGTCGCTGCGCTTTGCCGATCAGCTCATCAAGAACAAGGGCGGTCTTCTCAACGTCGGATCGGTCGCCGGCTTTCTGCCCGGACCCGGCATGGCCGTCTACTACGCGTCCAAAGCCTATGTCATTTCCTTCACCGAGGCCTTGCGGGCGGAGCTTGCACCGCACGGCGTTCGCGTCACCGTCCTTTGCCCGGGCCCGGTGCCCACCGAATTCCAGGCGCGCGCCGGCGTTGGGTCCGGCCATGATACGGCCCTTCTCAATGTTCCTGCCGCCGATGTCGCACGGCAGGCCTATCGCGGCCTGATGGCCAACAAGCGGGCAGTGCTCCCTGGTATGGGCATCAAGATCGTGCCATTTGCGCTGCGCTTCTTCCCGCGCGCCTTCATCCTGTCGGCTACCAGCCGGTTTCAGAGGCAAAGACAGTAAAGAGAGCTCTCGGTCGGTCGTGGCCCGGAGCTTGCTTTCTATCGGGCGTGTGTGTGCGCAAACTCACACGAAATTAACGATCGCTTAGTTATGCTGGCGGTCTGAACCGATAGCACTCG
This genomic window contains:
- a CDS encoding TerB family tellurite resistance protein; this translates as MLDGLRQFIADIVAPHAQDRAFGDGDYRLAATALLVHVISLDGQPTAAEQRKLHSLIESHFGLDRGTADRLIADATEVEGEAVDLYHFTSIMMRSLDEEGRKRVVQMMWELVYADGQVTEFEDNVVWRASDLLGIAQRDRIDLKHAVADRAGGQVKDSALGG
- a CDS encoding SDR family oxidoreductase; this translates as MTERVTLITGASAGIGTELARVFAANGHRLALTARRADRLEALANELAAKGGKKPIVIACDLEDADAGEKIAAALVAEGVELDNLVNNAGFGVFGDAIERDRVEQLGIVDVNVRALTDLSLRFADQLIKNKGGLLNVGSVAGFLPGPGMAVYYASKAYVISFTEALRAELAPHGVRVTVLCPGPVPTEFQARAGVGSGHDTALLNVPAADVARQAYRGLMANKRAVLPGMGIKIVPFALRFFPRAFILSATSRFQRQRQ